The DNA sequence TTAATCGATCTTATAATTTTAACTGTCCCAGTTGTTTTGGTTTTCATGATTGCTAACAAGAGAATTTGGTCAACGATTAAATTAGTAAAGTTACCCTTCATAATTTCAATATTTATTTTTGCAATCAACGTTTATTCCATTAAATACGCGGAATTCGGAACTTTTAATGAAATTACAAACACTTGAGAATTCACTAATATCATCACAAAATATCCTGATTTTAAAGTCTTAATTTGACCTGCAAAGGGTTTTGCGATTACTTATGAAACAATCACTTTATCGATTTCGTTATTTATAAGAGTTTATATAATGATTTTATTAACATCCTTATTAACCAACACAACCAAACCTGTTTTATTAACCAAAGGAATTGAAGGATTGTTATATCCATTGAAATTTATCGGTGTTAAAGTGCATATTTTCGCTATGATTATTTCAATTGCATTAAGATTTATTCCTACTTTACTTGACGAAGCTAATAGAATTATGAAAGCTCAATCAAGTCGTGGTGTAGATTTTAAAAATGGTAAGTTAAAGGAAAAAGTTGTTTCTATGACTACTTTAATTATCCCTATTTTCGTTTCTGCATTTAATAAAGCAGAAGAATTGAGTAATGCAATGGAAACCAGAGGATATGATCCTTATGCTAAAAGAACAAACTACAGAGTATTAAAAATTACTTGAATTGATTTTACAGTTTTAATGATTATTATCATTTTGCTAACATTCGTGATATTAAACAAGTTCGAAACTGTTTGAACATTACCTGAATGATACACTTTATATACACGAATTGGTTAAATCAACAATATGTTGATTTTTTTATTTTAAAAAAGAAAAAGAGCAATTATGCTCTAGATCTTAAAGTTTAATTTGCATACACTTCTTAAGTCTTTTTCACCATGTATTTGTACAAATTCTTTAACTTTTGCCTTTACTTCGTCATTAGCTCCTAAAGGAAATGTAAAATTCCATTCCTTTTCTTGTTCTTTCATATATTCTAGTAACTTATATCTTGCTATTATTGAAGCAGCAGCAACTGAAATATGAATATTTTCGGCTTTAGTGATTAATAAAACATCAGAATCCACATCTTCTAATTCAGCTCAATTATCTTTAACCATAATCTGATTATGATATTTTAATATAGATTTTGTCGTTGAGTATTTATCTATTATTATTAAATCTGGTTTAATCTTTAATTTACTTAATAGCAGATTAGTTGCCTTGATATGGGTGAAAAATTTCAATTCGTTTACATTATATTTTTTTGTCAGTGAATTATAACCATTTTGGGAAAGTTTATATACACTTGACTTAACTAGATTCATAATTTGCGGAGCTAGTTTAATTATTTGGATATCACTTAATTTTTTAGAATCCTTTACACCTAGTCGCTTTAATTTATCAATATTTTCCTTTGGTACATATGCAGAACAAGAAATTAATGGAGTAAAATAGTCTCCAACTCCAGTTTCGTCTATACCTATAATATAATCTTGTTCTAAATTTACATCATTAATTGATTCATAATATTTCATTAGTCTTCTATCATTGTGTTATTCATTGCAATTTTCTTTTCCATACTTTTTCTTATTTCTTTTTCTGGATTATCTAAGAATTTATTAATGTATCAACCAACTCCACCTTCTTTATTAGTTTTATTGATTCTAATTGTTGCATATTTTTTAACACTTTTTTCAGCATTACTCATTGCAACAGAAACATTAGCTACCTTAAACATAGGTACATCGTTAAATCCATCACCAATTGCAATAGTATGTTTTATGTCGATATCATAATATCTAATCAACATACTTAAAGCTTTACCTTTATTTGAAGTTATATTTGTCATATCAAAAACTGGAGAAAGTCCATCACCTTTTGATCAATATGAGAATTCAGCTAGATCTCCATAACGAGTTTTTAAATAAGTTCTGAGTTCTTCGACATTTGTTGTAGTTTTAACATCAAAAATAATTCCAGTAGGCATTAAAGGAATTTTGTGTAGATTAATTCCTTCTCTAAATTTAGTTGTAGAAGTAAATCCGAAAACTTTTTCTAAAGTTTCATCACGTGTTTGAAGCTGAACTCAATCAGGACCTTCAAAGGCAATGTTAGTAACTTCATTTTTTACTTTTTCATCTCCTAAAATATATAAAGCTTCATTAAGATTTAAATATTTTACATAAGGTATAAATGAATCGTCATGTGGGTGATGAATGTGTGCTCCATTATAGTTTCCCACAACCGTGTCTAAACCTAATTCTTCATAAATAAATTTTGTACTTCTTCAAGGTCTTCCGGTTAGGATACATACAATATGACCTTCATCTCTAGCCCTTTTGATAGCAGCAAGTGTTTGATCATGAATTTCACATGTTTCACTTGATTGAAGAGTGGTTCCATCAAGGTCGATAGCAAATAAAAAACGATCTTTTTTAATATTTTCTTGGTTCATTTTTTCTCCTTTTTGTGTAAATGTTTAAAAATTATATATTATTTTTACATTTTTACAAATTGTGGAAAAACTGGAAATAAAAAATAGCCAGAAGGCTATCTTGGTCAACTTAATGAAATGGTGCGAACGAATGGACTTGAACCATCGACCTCACGATTATCAGTCGTGTGCTCTAACCAGCTGAGCTACGCTCGCAAATGTATACCTATTATACCATAAAAATGGAAAATAGATATAAAATTATTTGAAAATTAACGTTTAGAGAATTGTCTTGCACGACGAGCTGCACGAAGACCTGGTTTTTTACGTTCTTTAGCACGTGCATCTCTTGTTAACATACCAGCAGCTTTTAATTTTCCACGGTAATCTTCGCTAGCTTCAAGTAATGCTCTAGCAATACCAAGACGAATAGCACCAGCTTGACCATTTAATCCACCACCAGCAACTTTAACACTAACATCAAATTGTCCAACTGTTTCTGTGAAAACAAATGGTTGGTTAGCATCTTTTAAATATAAATCAGATGTTAAATATTCTAAAGCTTCACGACCATTGATAACAAATTTACCTTTTCCTGGTCTTAAAATAACACGAGCTACTGAAGATTTTCTTCTTCCTAATCCACGATATTCTAATGATTTAGCCATAATTATTTAACCTCAATTCTAACTGGTTGTTGTGCTTCATGTTTGTGTTCTGGTCCTGCGTAAACAAATAGATTGCGACGTTGTTTGTCACCTAATTTTGTGTGTGGAATCATTCCGTGAACTGCTTTTTCAACTAATGCAGTTGGTTTTTTAGCTCTTAATTTAGCTGCAGTGATTGATTTTAATCCACCCATGTATCCTGAGTGTGAGTAGTAAACTTTATCATCTTCTTTTTTAGCTGTTAAAACAACTTTTTCAGCGTTTACAACAATAACATAATCACCCATATCAGCATTAGGTGTGAATGTTGGTTTGTTTTTTCCTCTTAAAATTGTAGCAACTTGAGCTGCTAAACGTCCAAGAACTTGACCTTCAGCATCAATTACAAATCACTTTTTATCAGCTTTTTCTTTATTAACTATTGTAGTTTGTCTCATAGCTTCTCCTTTACGTTAATTTTAAATTCAATAAGTGTATTTTTTAAATGCTTTAGAATTATACCATAAAAATTTTTTTAAATAAAAAACATAGCAATGGTAAAAAACTGCACATAAATTATTAATTTACATGTAATAAATATTAATGTAAATGTTCTTTAATTCTACACTATTTTTAATATATTGAAATTTTTTGTATATTTATTATTTATATTTTAAATTTTATTTTTTAGTTTTATTAGTCAATAATAACTTTTTATAACTAATATCTATTAAAAATGCAAAAATAGGTGCAGTTAATAAAATACTTAAAATTGATGTAGATAAAATAATACCATTTGGATCAACTCCATTATTTTGAGCAACAGCACCTATTGACGCTTGCACAGTTGCTTTTGGCATAAATGATAATACGCAAAACATTTTTTCTTTGAAATTTAGGTTTGTTTTAATAAAGCATAAATAAACTGCTATTGCTCTAAAAATCAAACCAATAAATATGGTTAATAACATTTGTAATGCATTTAAATTCAATGTTTTGATTTGTAATTTAGTCCCAACTAGAACAAATAGAATAATTTCAAAAACTATTCATAAATTATTGAAAGTATCACTAATTTCTTTAACTCCTTCTCTATTTATTATGAATATTGTTATATTAAAAACTAAAACTGAAATAAGAGCATTATAACTAAAAAAACTTAAATTTACCGAACTAATTAAGTACTCAAAATATAAAAACAAGACATTTAATCCAAAAATTAAGATTACTTTAAATATAGTTTGACTTACTAAAAATTTAAATAATTTACCAACAAAGAAACCAAAGACTATACCAATAACTATTCCAGTAATCAAACTGGTCGGAATTTTTAGTAAACTTAAAGCTGAAAAATTATTGCTAGTTGCAATATTTAAAAAACAATAAAAAAGAACTATTACATAAATATCATCAAAAGAAGCACCAGCAAGAATTACTTGTGGTATTTGTTTAGATGTACCGATGCTTTTATTTATTAAATTAATCATTCTTGGTGAAACAACTGCGGGTGAAACTGCAGCCAAAACTGCTCCGAGCATCGCAGATTGAATAAAACTTATATTTAATAAATAATGTCCCACAAGAGTTACTGATACTATTTCAAAAGTTGCAGGTAAAAAGCACATCAGAATTGCACTATGACCAATCTTTAGTAATTTTTTAACATCTAAATTCAATCCACTTCTAGTTAAAATAATCACCAGTGCCATCTGTCTAAGTTGATCTGAAAGATTTAACATTTGTTCACTAATTAAATTTAAGACATATGGACCAACAACAATTCCAAATAATATCATTCCTGCCAGTCCAGGAATTTTAATTTTTGATAGAAATCAACCAATTATAAAACCGGGAAGAATTATTAATCCTAAAGAAAATATAAATCCACTCATTTTTACTCCTTAAAATAAAAACATCTACGACAAAAAAGTCGTAGACGTCATCAGCATTAAAATGCGGTTTGTTTAATCCAACAGGGAGAACATCATTCCCATTTACAATTTTACAACTATTTATATTATTTACTAGTTTTTTAAATTTATACTAGAGTATTTTTCAATGAAATCACTTATTCAAGATTCATCATTACTTTTAGCTTGTAGAACAGCTGCATTTTTTACTTCACTTGAAGCTTCTTTCATTGCTACCGAGAATTTAGTAACATCAAAATTACTAATATCATTGTCAGCATCACCAAATGAAATTGTTCTATTAATATCCAGATTTAATTCTTTTAGTAGGAATTTTAATCCATTACCTTTAGATGCTTTTTTACTTTGAATATCAACCATATTTCATTGAGATTGAACAATGTATGAATCCTTACATTCACTTACAAAATCGAAAACTGAATTTAATATTTTTTGTGAATTACTTGTTGTAATAATTAAGAATTTAGTTACATCATAATTATCCAATTCATCCATAAAATAACCTTCTTGATAAAGCTCTGGAATTCTATTTTTATAATTTGCTCTTTCGAAGAAATCTGTTTTATTTGTATTATTTCCCAAAATACCTACAGTTGTATAAACTAAAAATTCGTATTCCAATTCATATAAAAATCTGTAAATTAATTTAGCTTCATCTTTTGGAATTGACTCAAAATGCAACATTTTGTGATTTTTATGATCATAAATCATTGACCCATTACCACTAATTATCGGTAAGTCAGTTCCTATGTGTGGCAATCAATCAAAAGCAGTATAATGTGGACGTCCTGTAGCAACGATAATATTTTTATTCAAACTTTTAAGTTTAGCAAAAGCTTCTGAATTTTCTTTACTTACCTCACCTTTAGAGTTTAAACTAGTCCCATCCATATCAAAAACAAAAGTATCTACTAAATCAAAACTAAAATTTACTACATTAAAATGAATTGCTAATACACCTCATTCAACTTGTTTTTCAGCTGAATAAAAATAAAGCATATCATCAGGATTAGCCTCTTCAGCACTTTCATAACCAAGCAAAATTGGATCTTCATTTTTATATAACTCATCAAAATTTTTATATTTATGAATTTTTGTAATTTCAATTAATTGAGTATCTTTATTGTCATCGATATTTTCAAGTTTAAGAATCATCCCAACTTTTAAACTATGTCTACGGGGATCATTTAGACGCATTTCGATGGTCTTTTTACCTTCTTTAATTTTTTTAAGAAACTTTTCTTGAACAAATAATTTCCTCATCATACTAACCTCTCTTATTTTCAGCAAATTTAGATTTAATTAAATAATTTAAACCAAATAATGCTGAATCATCACCATTTTTGTCAAATACGAATCTAACTGAATTAAATTGATTTTCTTCAGTTCAACTTTTTGCTCTTTGAATTGCTTCTTCAACAAATCATTTATTAAATTCAGTAACTGAACCACCAAAAGAAATTAAATTTGGATTTACAAAAGCAATCGAAATTGAAATTAGTCTTGCTAGAACCTCGATTCCTTCTGAAATTATTTTATAGGCAACACTGTCGTTTTTTGCTAAGTAAGCTTCACAAATTTCTTTAGTTGACTTTTTAATATTTGTAGCTTTTTCATATCTAAGAGCAAATCCAGTTCCTGAACAAAATAATTCAAGTGAATATTCTGGTAAATGAAATCCAGGTTCAGAAATAGGAGCGATTGGAGCTCTGGCTATTTCTTGAGCTAAGTATTTTGAACCGGTAAAAATCTTGTTCTTTATAACTAAACCAGCTCCTAAACCGGTTGAAATAGTGAAAAATTGAGTTATATCTTTTTCTCCTTGGTTAAATTCAACATGATTAGAAAGTGCCATAACATTAGCATCATTTTCAAAAGCAATTTCAAGTACTTTTGAATTTTCTAAGATATATTTTTTGATATCTTTACCATTTCAACCTTGTAAATTAGGACTAGTTAAAATTATTCCATTTTCATAATCCGCAGGGCCAGGAATGCATAACCCAACTCCAGAAATATTATACTCATCAAGCAAGTTACAAATTTTATCTAAGGTTTCTTTATAATCATTTTGATTAGTTGAGAATTTTATTTTTTTAATGATTTTATCATTCTCAAAAATCGCAAATCTTGTGTTTGTACCACCAATATCAATTGAGGCAAATTTTAAGCTATTATTTTTCATATTTAAATTTTATATTAATAAAAGTTTTTTGTTAGTTTTATAAAAACTAAATTAAATGAAAAAAATTAAACAAAAAGCCGACCTGGAAGTCGACTAGATTTCTTTTTGCTAACTAAATTTTAGGAAATGTACTTTTTAACTTCAATTCTGATTTATTTAGATTTTTTCTTTCTTGTTTAATGAC is a window from the Mycoplasma anserisalpingitidis genome containing:
- a CDS encoding ROK family protein; translated protein: MKNNSLKFASIDIGGTNTRFAIFENDKIIKKIKFSTNQNDYKETLDKICNLLDEYNISGVGLCIPGPADYENGIILTSPNLQGWNGKDIKKYILENSKVLEIAFENDANVMALSNHVEFNQGEKDITQFFTISTGLGAGLVIKNKIFTGSKYLAQEIARAPIAPISEPGFHLPEYSLELFCSGTGFALRYEKATNIKKSTKEICEAYLAKNDSVAYKIISEGIEVLARLISISIAFVNPNLISFGGSVTEFNKWFVEEAIQRAKSWTEENQFNSVRFVFDKNGDDSALFGLNYLIKSKFAENKRG
- a CDS encoding energy-coupling factor transporter transmembrane component T family protein; this encodes MNSLFGRYIPGNSFMHRIDPRIKILFLILYFVLLFISSYLIDLIILTVPVVLVFMIANKRIWSTIKLVKLPFIISIFIFAINVYSIKYAEFGTFNEITNTWEFTNIITKYPDFKVLIWPAKGFAITYETITLSISLFIRVYIMILLTSLLTNTTKPVLLTKGIEGLLYPLKFIGVKVHIFAMIISIALRFIPTLLDEANRIMKAQSSRGVDFKNGKLKEKVVSMTTLIIPIFVSAFNKAEELSNAMETRGYDPYAKRTNYRVLKITWIDFTVLMIIIILLTFVILNKFETVWTLPEWYTLYTRIG
- a CDS encoding cation:proton antiporter — its product is MSGFIFSLGLIILPGFIIGWFLSKIKIPGLAGMILFGIVVGPYVLNLISEQMLNLSDQLRQMALVIILTRSGLNLDVKKLLKIGHSAILMCFLPATFEIVSVTLVGHYLLNISFIQSAMLGAVLAAVSPAVVSPRMINLINKSIGTSKQIPQVILAGASFDDIYVIVLFYCFLNIATSNNFSALSLLKIPTSLITGIVIGIVFGFFVGKLFKFLVSQTIFKVILIFGLNVLFLYFEYLISSVNLSFFSYNALISVLVFNITIFIINREGVKEISDTFNNLWIVFEIILFVLVGTKLQIKTLNLNALQMLLTIFIGLIFRAIAVYLCFIKTNLNFKEKMFCVLSFMPKATVQASIGAVAQNNGVDPNGIILSTSILSILLTAPIFAFLIDISYKKLLLTNKTKK
- a CDS encoding Cof-type HAD-IIB family hydrolase, translated to MMRKLFVQEKFLKKIKEGKKTIEMRLNDPRRHSLKVGMILKLENIDDNKDTQLIEITKIHKYKNFDELYKNEDPILLGYESAEEANPDDMLYFYSAEKQVEWGVLAIHFNVVNFSFDLVDTFVFDMDGTSLNSKGEVSKENSEAFAKLKSLNKNIIVATGRPHYTAFDWLPHIGTDLPIISGNGSMIYDHKNHKMLHFESIPKDEAKLIYRFLYELEYEFLVYTTVGILGNNTNKTDFFERANYKNRIPELYQEGYFMDELDNYDVTKFLIITTSNSQKILNSVFDFVSECKDSYIVQSQWNMVDIQSKKASKGNGLKFLLKELNLDINRTISFGDADNDISNFDVTKFSVAMKEASSEVKNAAVLQAKSNDESWISDFIEKYSSINLKN
- a CDS encoding Cof-type HAD-IIB family hydrolase, with protein sequence MNQENIKKDRFLFAIDLDGTTLQSSETCEIHDQTLAAIKRARDEGHIVCILTGRPWRSTKFIYEELGLDTVVGNYNGAHIHHPHDDSFIPYVKYLNLNEALYILGDEKVKNEVTNIAFEGPDWVQLQTRDETLEKVFGFTSTTKFREGINLHKIPLMPTGIIFDVKTTTNVEELRTYLKTRYGDLAEFSYWSKGDGLSPVFDMTNITSNKGKALSMLIRYYDIDIKHTIAIGDGFNDVPMFKVANVSVAMSNAEKSVKKYATIRINKTNKEGGVGWYINKFLDNPEKEIRKSMEKKIAMNNTMIED
- the rpsI gene encoding 30S ribosomal protein S9, which produces MAKSLEYRGLGRRKSSVARVILRPGKGKFVINGREALEYLTSDLYLKDANQPFVFTETVGQFDVSVKVAGGGLNGQAGAIRLGIARALLEASEDYRGKLKAAGMLTRDARAKERKKPGLRAARRARQFSKR
- the rplM gene encoding 50S ribosomal protein L13 produces the protein MRQTTIVNKEKADKKWFVIDAEGQVLGRLAAQVATILRGKNKPTFTPNADMGDYVIVVNAEKVVLTAKKEDDKVYYSHSGYMGGLKSITAAKLRAKKPTALVEKAVHGMIPHTKLGDKQRRNLFVYAGPEHKHEAQQPVRIEVK
- the rnhC gene encoding ribonuclease HIII; amino-acid sequence: MKYYESINDVNLEQDYIIGIDETGVGDYFTPLISCSAYVPKENIDKLKRLGVKDSKKLSDIQIIKLAPQIMNLVKSSVYKLSQNGYNSLTKKYNVNELKFFTHIKATNLLLSKLKIKPDLIIIDKYSTTKSILKYHNQIMVKDNWAELEDVDSDVLLITKAENIHISVAAASIIARYKLLEYMKEQEKEWNFTFPLGANDEVKAKVKEFVQIHGEKDLRSVCKLNFKI